A genomic window from Gossypium hirsutum isolate 1008001.06 chromosome D10, Gossypium_hirsutum_v2.1, whole genome shotgun sequence includes:
- the LOC107930701 gene encoding ankyrin repeat-containing protein BDA1 — MVLRFLEIDKDLIRVNGKNGNTPLHIISEVGNHSGLLDRFLEICPQSIRAVTIENRNALHIALENDRLDVLQVLIQTLRKTDYFCEVMNQKGEDGNTALHLAAFHNQPEADKHSTNQAGWMALDIAERYNNKDSITVLGGCFIPGVSNFNCNLEKEIVKYVTKASSPIFHGMVNISGEDRNALLVILGLLLTVTYQASLKGQMIQR; from the exons ATGGTTCTACGTTTCTTGGAAATTGACAAAGATCTAATTCGTGTCAATGGAAAGAATGGTAACACACCTTTGCACATCATAAGTGAAGTTGGAAACCATAGTGGTCTGTTGGATAGATTTCTTGAGATTTGTCCTCAATCTATTCGAGCCGTTACAATTGAGAATCGTAATGCTTTGCATATTGCTTTGGAAAACGACAGACTGGATGTTCTTCAAGTCCTAATTCAAACACTTAGGAAGACAGACTATTTTTGTGAAGTCATGAACCAAAAGGGTGAAGATGGAAACACTGCACTGCACTTAGCTGCTTTTCATAATCAACCCGAG GCCGATAAGCACTCTACCAATCAGGCTGGTTGGATGGCATTGGATATTGCAGAACGGTATAATAATAAAGACAGTATTACTGTTCTGGGTGGTTGCTTTATTCCAGGAGTTTCAAACTTTAACTGTAATTTGGAGAAAGAAATTGTCAAGTATGTGACAAAAGCATCATCTCCAATTTTTCACGGTATGGTTAATATATCAGGCGAGGATCGCAATGCCTTGCTAGTAATTTTAGGTTTGCTTCTAACTGTTACCTACCAAGCCAGTCTAAAGGGTCAGATGATTCAACGATAA